The Canis lupus familiaris isolate Mischka breed German Shepherd chromosome 27, alternate assembly UU_Cfam_GSD_1.0, whole genome shotgun sequence genome window below encodes:
- the LOC102157002 gene encoding protein tyrosine phosphatase type IVA 1-like yields MAQMNRPAPVEVTYKNMRFLITHNPTNATLNKFIEELKKYGVTTIVRVCEATYDTTLVEKEGIRVLDWPFDDGAPPSNQIVDDWVSLVKIKFREEPGCCIAAHCVAGLGRAPVLVALALIEGGMKYEDAVQFIRQKRRGAFNSKQLLYLEKYRPKMRLRFQDSNGHRNNCCIQ; encoded by the coding sequence ATGGCTCAAATGAACCGCCCAGCTCCTGTGGAAGTCACATACAAGAACATGAGATTTCTTATTACACACAATCCAACCAATGCGACCTTAAACAAATTTATAGAGGAACTTAAGAAGTATGGAGTTACAACAATAGTTAGAGTATGTGAAGCAACTTATGACACTACTCTTGTGGAGAAAGAAGGCATCCGTGTTCTCGATTGGCCTTTTGATGATGGTGCACCACCATCCAACCAGATTGTTGATGACTGGGTAAGTCTTGTAAAAATTAAGTTTCGTGAAGAACCTGGTTGTTGTATTGCTGCCCATTGTGTCGCAGGCCTTGGGAGAGCTCCAGTGCTTGTTGCCCTAGCATTAATTGAAGGTGGAATGAAATATGAAGATGCAGTACAGTTCATAAGACAAAAGCGGCGTGGAGCTTTTAACAGCAAGCAACTTTTGTATTTGGAGAAGTATCGTCCTAAAATGCGGCTGCGCTTCCAAGACTCCAATGGTCATAGAAACAACTGTTGCATTCAATAA